In the genome of Nomascus leucogenys isolate Asia chromosome 12, Asia_NLE_v1, whole genome shotgun sequence, the window ATAGTGACCGCAGTTCTGGTATAGAAAAGATCCCTGACAGCCCAGTACACCTGcaacagcccccaccccacagagTCCCTCCCTCAAGTGCCTCAGGTGTGGAAGGTCTCAGATTCGAAGGTTCCCTGCCAGGAGGGCGCTGTACCGGGCAGGTGTGAGGGGCAGGTAGGCACCTACAGCCTGGTCCAGAACGTACAGTGGGTCAGACAGGGTGCTGGGGTCGAAGCCCTCATTTGCCATCCGAACTTTCTGCTGTTTGAAGGTCTCTGTGGTGGCCAAAGACTCCTGGGGACAGGAGGAAGGGTCAGAGGGATTTGGAGGGAAGGGGACTCTGCCCAGGTGGTTCAGGGGAGTTGCCTGAATTTTGTTAAAGAGCAAGTCTTGGGAAAGGGAGTGTGAGGTCAAGGTTTAGGGGAGGAGGTGACAGGGAGGAGAAAGAGCCAGGCCAGAAGAAGGCAGGGATAAGGAAAGAAGTGGGGTGAAGAGCGCGTGtctctgttttttctcttcaTGGAGTGTATTACGTTGGGGGTCCCTTTGTGGAGTTTGGGAGCCATCAAACTCCCAAGTTGATACATGGGGTGGATATGTGGGGTGAGGATATATGGGGTGAGGGGCCGGCGGGGGAAGTGGCTGGTTACCTGGAGCCTGAGGAATCGGGGCCGGGCATAAGGTGGCAAGTTCTCAGACACATGGGTGTAGAGCTGCATAAGGTCCAAAGAGTGGGGGGGACGCAGAACTAGGGCTGCCATTCCAGCCCTGCCTTCATGCCCTGGTGGgtgtgggagacagagtaagCCCCTCCATGGCTGACCACCACGAAGGCCTTGTGCTCCCTGTGCCCAAGTATTACCAATTCGGGGTGGTGGCTGGGTGCCTCCCCCACCTTCCATGCCTAGGCACCTGGCACTGTGACTCCATAGACGTTCACCTCCTGAAGAAAATCCAGGGCCTCGAAGACCTCTGCCACCTCGGTTGTGGCCACATTCTCCCCCTTCCACCTGTCAGAGAGCAGAGATCTGAAACTGGGAGTCAGGGGTCGGGGCCTTATGGGCTTGGtggggagatgaggtcagaggtcAGTGTCACAGGGATGAAATGGTGAGATCTGAGAATGAGAGATTAGCTGAGGACCCAGGTTGAGGTGGCAGATTAGAGAGTTGAGGTTCAGAAGCTTTGGATCACAGAGATCAGATGTCCAGGACGAAGAACCAGTTATGGACAGATACCTGAAGGTGTCTCCAGTACGATCATGGAAGCGGAGAAAACCTTGGTCATCGCAGACCAGCAGGTCCCCAGTGTTGAAGAAAACATCCCCAGGCCGGAAGACATCCTTTAGCAACTTCCCCTGGGCCAGCTCTGGCCCGCCAGCATAGCCCAGGAATGGAGACTGCTGGCTTACCGGGGCCACCAGCAGCCCTGGCTCACCTGGTAGAGTCACAAGGGTCAGGAGTGCTATCACCTTTCCCAGAGCCTCCTGCCCCCATCCACCCCAGTCTCCAATTCCAGTCCTCCTGTGCCAGCTTCAGCACCCCGCCCACCCCACCAGAACACCACCAACCTGGAGATGTGGCCATACAGTGCCCCCGGGGGTCCCGAATTGGCTCTCCTGTGGTGACATCATAGCGAATCAAGGAGAAGGGGAAGATATGCTGGGGAAAGGGAGACCTGGGTACTGGATCATTGCAGTCACATGAGCCCCCTCTCCTGCCAGCCCTCTGCTGTTCCACGGGTTTTCAGTTTCCTCTCTGCCCCTCACCTTGTAAAGCCAGGAAGCACGCCCTACAGCGCCTCGCTGTCCTGTGTAGTTGATGGTGGCCACGTTGCCCTCTGTCAGTCCATATGTCTCCAGCACCTGCAGGGGCCCGAAGCGCCGCACAAAACGCTCCCAGGTATCTGGGCGCAGCCCGCTGCCCACTGCCAGCCGGACCTTATGGCCACGTTCTGCCTTGCTCTGAGATGAGTGGGAGAGGGACCGGAGCTTCAGCACCAAGATGCCTGCTCCCTGAAGTGAATTCCTGTTCCCCATTCCCCAGAACCCCCTCCTACTGTGACCTCCTTCAGAGGCTGTAAGCATCAGATGGCCTAGGCCATCTCTGGCTCCTTATCTTACACTGCCATTTTCTTCTTGCTCCTTCTCCCTCCAACTCCCTGTCTCCTGTCAACTGTCCTGCTCCCTGTGAGCTAGCCCTGTGTCAGCAGCTCTGCCCAGGATCTGTGCCCACGCACCGGGGGCTGGTTGACAAGGTATCGGCACAACTCCCCAATGTACTGGAACACCGTCACCCTGTGCTGCTGGCAATCTTCCCAGAACTGACCAGCCGAGAACTTGGACTTCAGCACCACTGTGGCCCCTGCCAGAAGTGGGCaggggggaagaaggaaggaggtaaGATTAGGAGCAGAGTGGGGAGCCCAAGCCCCTGTTTCCAGACCCCAGCCATCACCGTAGTCTTTCCCTGGGAAGGGCCCACTGTGGGAGTCACACCGTCAGGAAGCTGTGCTGgccctctttcccctcccccgGCCCCTGTCCCCAGCCTTGGAAGAGGTGAATGCCCTTTCCCTACTTCCCAGCCCCAAAGATCCCATCCTCCACACTCTCACCtccttgtctctctccctcttctctatTTGCCTGTTCCTGGACTGACATAGTCCTTCCCTGCCTTTGACCCTGCAGCCTGGAGTTATGTGGCTGTATGGCCCCCCACCGTTCCTCAGTCTGTGGGTCTAGGCAGGTGACATTGCCCCATTGTACAGAGCTCCTGGTGAGTAGGGCTCTGCCCCATCTGTCCTCTAGATTATCTACCCTGGAGGACTCACACCATAGTCCGTGCTTAATCAATGTCTGCTGGATGAATTAATGAAGGTGGGGTTGGGGAGACTGACCAATGCCCATGCAGCCCACAACGCCCAGCAGGGAGCCGGACATGTGGTAGAGTGGGAGGGCGAGGTAGATCACATCTTCCTGGTGGACACCACACAGCTGGTAGAAGCCCTGGCATTGCAGGATCTTCAGATGACTGATGCGAGCAGCCTTGGGGAGGCCTGCGGGGTGGCAGTTATGGGGCGATCAGGGGAAGGGCAGACTCCAAGATCTACCTATCTGTTTGCACCCCGGCTGGGTTTCCCACAGAAAGAGGCGGAGGCAGGACAGAAGCTGAGGACGGAGACCAGGCTGTCCTGGAAATATGGGTGGTCTGGGGGAGGTGGAGAAATGAGTAGGAGGTGAGAAGACTGGGGAGTGAAATgatggggagaaaaaggaagtgCCAATGAAATCAACATCCTCTCTGGAGGCTTTGAAGGAGTGGTCTGGGAGCTGAGGAGGTCCCAGTTTCTGTTCCCAGACCCCTGCCTTCCTCTGCCTTAGTTTCGGGGAGCTAAGTATGGTGCCCGGCCCTCACCCGTGGTGCCAGAGGTGAAGATGTACAGGCACGTGTCTGTTATGCTCTGGGGGGAAGAGAGGTATCCTGGCACTGGCCCATCCACTTCAGCGGACACTTCAGCCACCAAATCGCTAATTCCAGCAGGGTGGGTTCCTGGGCCCGCAGCCCACAGGTGGAGCCCCATGGCTCTCAGGGCGGGCAGGTCCGGCTCCAGGGACTCCAGAAACTCTAGAAGGGTGGGAAAGCACAACGCCGGGGCCCTGGCTTTACCTAGAAGAGCCTATGACCCAtgtcccctccccatcccagcccACACTGCTCTTGAGTAAGGGTGAAGGGTATGGACATTCCATCTTGGGTCTGAGGCCTGGATCCTTGGGGATCCTTGGGGCACCAAAGATTCAGCCTCATCCCTTCTCAAACCCGGAGACTCCTACCTCCACTCACTTTCGAACCCCAAGGGATAGTCGTCTTCTTCCCAGGCCCAGGGATGAGACCAAGCCTTTCTGCGGCCCCCGACACGCCCCCTTCTGTGGCTGGCCCCGCCTTAGTCAGTTCGGAGC includes:
- the SLC27A3 gene encoding solute carrier family 27 member 3 isoform X1 is translated as MFASGWNQTVPTEEAGSMAALLLLPLLLLVPLLLLKLHLWPQLRWLPADLAFAVRALCCKRALRARALAAAAADPESPEGGCSLAWRLAELAQQRPAHTFLIHGSRRFSYSEAERESNRAARAFLRALGWDGGPDGGDSGEGSAGEGERAAPGAGDAAAGSGVELAGGDGAARGGGATAPLAPGATVALLLPAGPEFLWLWFGLAKAGLRTAFVPTALRRGPLLHCLRSCGARALVLAPEFLESLEPDLPALRAMGLHLWAAGPGTHPAGISDLVAEVSAEVDGPVPGYLSSPQSITDTCLYIFTSGTTGLPKAARISHLKILQCQGFYQLCGVHQEDVIYLALPLYHMSGSLLGVVGCMGIGATVVLKSKFSAGQFWEDCQQHRVTVFQYIGELCRYLVNQPPSKAERGHKVRLAVGSGLRPDTWERFVRRFGPLQVLETYGLTEGNVATINYTGQRGAVGRASWLYKHIFPFSLIRYDVTTGEPIRDPRGHCMATSPGEPGLLVAPVSQQSPFLGYAGGPELAQGKLLKDVFRPGDVFFNTGDLLVCDDQGFLRFHDRTGDTFRWKGENVATTEVAEVFEALDFLQEVNVYGVTVPGHEGRAGMAALVLRPPHSLDLMQLYTHVSENLPPYARPRFLRLQESLATTETFKQQKVRMANEGFDPSTLSDPLYVLDQAVGAYLPLTPARYSALLAGNLRI
- the SLC27A3 gene encoding solute carrier family 27 member 3 isoform X2; this translates as MFASGWNQTVPTEEAGSMAALLLLPLLLLVPLLLLKLHLWPQLRWLPADLAFAVRALCCKRALRARALAAAAADPESPEGGCSLAWRLAELAQQRPAHTFLIHGSRRFSYSEAERESNRAARAFLRALGWDGGPDGGDSGEGSAGEGERAAPGAGDAAAGSGVELAGGDGAARGGGATAPLAPGATVALLLPAGPEFLWLWFGLAKAGLRTAFVPTALRRGPLLHCLRSCGARALVLAPEFLESLEPDLPALRAMGLHLWAAGPGTHPAGISDLVAEVSAEVDGPVPGYLSSPQSITDTCLYIFTSGTTGLPKAARISHLKILQCQGFYQLCGVHQEDVIYLALPLYHMSGSLLGVVGCMGIGATVVLKSKFSAGQFWEDCQQHRVTVFQYIGELCRYLVNQPPSKAERGHKVRLAVGSGLRPDTWERFVRRFGPLQVLETYGLTEGNVATINYTGQRGAVGRASWLYKHIFPFSLIRYDVTTGEPIRDPRGHCMATSPGEPGLLVAPVSQQSPFLGYAGGPELAQGKLLKDVFRPGDVFFNTGDLLVCDDQGFLRFHDRTGDTFRWKGENVATTEVAEVFEALDFLQEVNVYGVTVPGA